Proteins encoded within one genomic window of Streptomyces sp. NBC_00523:
- a CDS encoding class F sortase, with the protein MAAPQTTETPSPGAASRTGSLGRALFWPLATAGLGMTLIYHSIGSPADDKAPSPPPAAASAAASPSAAASADATPSESPSLPRSVPTRLRIPAIAVDAPFTPLSIGTSGRLDAPPPNDKNLVGWFKDGATPGERGASIVAGHVDTTTGPAVFLQLRFLKPGATVDITRADGTVATFAVDTVETFSKADFPDDKVYADTPDAQLRLITCGGNYDRKAKDYEDNVVVFAHLDSVKKG; encoded by the coding sequence ATGGCCGCCCCGCAGACCACCGAAACCCCCTCCCCCGGGGCCGCGTCCCGCACCGGCTCGCTCGGCCGGGCCCTGTTCTGGCCCCTCGCGACGGCCGGTCTCGGCATGACCCTGATCTACCACTCCATCGGATCCCCGGCCGACGACAAGGCGCCCTCCCCGCCGCCGGCCGCCGCCTCCGCCGCCGCGTCACCGTCGGCCGCGGCCTCGGCGGACGCCACCCCGAGCGAGTCGCCCTCGCTGCCGCGCTCGGTGCCGACGCGGCTGCGCATCCCGGCGATCGCGGTGGACGCGCCGTTCACCCCGCTCTCCATCGGCACTTCGGGACGGCTCGACGCGCCGCCGCCGAACGACAAGAACCTGGTCGGCTGGTTCAAGGACGGTGCGACGCCCGGCGAACGGGGGGCGTCGATCGTGGCGGGCCATGTGGACACCACGACCGGTCCGGCCGTCTTCCTCCAGCTGCGCTTCCTGAAACCCGGGGCGACCGTCGACATCACCCGCGCCGACGGCACGGTGGCCACCTTCGCCGTGGACACCGTGGAGACGTTCAGCAAGGCGGACTTCCCGGACGACAAGGTGTACGCCGACACCCCGGACGCGCAGCTGCGGCTGATCACCTGCGGCGGCAACTACGACCGGAAGGCCAAGGACTACGAGGACAACGTCGTGGTCTTCGCGCACCTGGACTCGGTGAAGAAGGGGTGA